Proteins from one Xenopus tropicalis strain Nigerian chromosome 1, UCB_Xtro_10.0, whole genome shotgun sequence genomic window:
- the wbp1 gene encoding WW domain-binding protein 1 isoform X3: MENNGGLWERRENPGRLAREHCPGVNNRPYVCETGHCCGETGCCTYYYELWWFWLLWSVLILLSCCCAYRHRRAKLRLQHQQRQREINLIAYQRACHYPPSSLDLRVLAPFKLPAYEEVACRPTTPPPPYSSILNPFGPPCSPPPSLEDTASPSTEPSSCCSCTSDCVTSASSSSFTVQVTDETAASQGSTASEGGSWEESLEEEEEQLGAYGREAAFSSYADLFEGGSRICWAIEEEEEEDDEEEHYRHRRLTGDSGIEVCRCHIVGEEDEERSDGHDSPGCTERSKAGAGGPPSEKGEAEPDSPIQPV, translated from the exons GCTCGGGAGCACTGCCCCGGGGTAAATAACCGACCGTATGTGTGTGAGACCGGCCACTGCTGCGGGGAGACCGGCTGCTGCACTTACTACTATGAGCTGTGGT GGTTCTGGCTTCTATGGAGTGTCCTGATCCTTCTGAGCTGTTGCTGCGCCTACCGACACCGCCGCGCCAAACTGCGCCTGCAGCACCAGCAGCGACAGCGGGAGATCAACCTGATCGCTTACCAACGTGCCTGTCACTATCCCCCCTCCAGCCTGGATCTCA GGGTGTTGGCACCTTTTAAACTTCCGGCTTATGAGGAGGTTGCGTGCCGTCCCACAACCCCTCCCCCTCCATACAGCTCCATCCTCAACCCATTTGGACCACCATGCTCCCCACCGCCATCACTGGAGGACACTGCCTCCCCCAGTACAgagccctccagctgctgctcCTGTACCTCAGACTGCGTGACCTCGGCCAGCAGCTCCTCCTTCACTGTGCAGGTCACAGATGAGACGGCCGCTAGCCAGGGGAGTACGGCCAGTGAGGGGGGCAGTTGGGAGGAGagtctggaggaggaggaggagcagctGGGGGCCTATGGAAGGGAGGCTGCCTTCTCTTCATACGCAGACTTGTTTGAGGGAGGCAGCCGTATCTGCTGGGCCattgaggaagaggaggaggaggatgacgAGGAAGAGCATTACAGACACCGCAGGCTGACAGGGGACTCGGGCATAGAGGTTTGCCGCTGCCACATTGTGGGAGAGGAAGATGAGGAAAGGAGCGATGGGCACGACAGCCCAGGCTGCACAGAGAGGAGTAAAGCAGGGGCTGGGGGGCCTCCATCTGAGAAGGGAGAGGCGGAGCCAGACTCACCCATCCAGCCTGTGTGA
- the wbp1 gene encoding WW domain-binding protein 1, with the protein MENNGGLWERRENPGRLQAREHCPGVNNRPYVCETGHCCGETGCCTYYYELWWFWLLWSVLILLSCCCAYRHRRAKLRLQHQQRQREINLIAYQRACHYPPSSLDLRVLAPFKLPAYEEVACRPTTPPPPYSSILNPFGPPCSPPPSLEDTASPSTEPSSCCSCTSDCVTSASSSSFTVQVTDETAASQGSTASEGGSWEESLEEEEEQLGAYGREAAFSSYADLFEGGSRICWAIEEEEEEDDEEEHYRHRRLTGDSGIEVCRCHIVGEEDEERSDGHDSPGCTERSKAGAGGPPSEKGEAEPDSPIQPV; encoded by the exons CAGGCTCGGGAGCACTGCCCCGGGGTAAATAACCGACCGTATGTGTGTGAGACCGGCCACTGCTGCGGGGAGACCGGCTGCTGCACTTACTACTATGAGCTGTGGT GGTTCTGGCTTCTATGGAGTGTCCTGATCCTTCTGAGCTGTTGCTGCGCCTACCGACACCGCCGCGCCAAACTGCGCCTGCAGCACCAGCAGCGACAGCGGGAGATCAACCTGATCGCTTACCAACGTGCCTGTCACTATCCCCCCTCCAGCCTGGATCTCA GGGTGTTGGCACCTTTTAAACTTCCGGCTTATGAGGAGGTTGCGTGCCGTCCCACAACCCCTCCCCCTCCATACAGCTCCATCCTCAACCCATTTGGACCACCATGCTCCCCACCGCCATCACTGGAGGACACTGCCTCCCCCAGTACAgagccctccagctgctgctcCTGTACCTCAGACTGCGTGACCTCGGCCAGCAGCTCCTCCTTCACTGTGCAGGTCACAGATGAGACGGCCGCTAGCCAGGGGAGTACGGCCAGTGAGGGGGGCAGTTGGGAGGAGagtctggaggaggaggaggagcagctGGGGGCCTATGGAAGGGAGGCTGCCTTCTCTTCATACGCAGACTTGTTTGAGGGAGGCAGCCGTATCTGCTGGGCCattgaggaagaggaggaggaggatgacgAGGAAGAGCATTACAGACACCGCAGGCTGACAGGGGACTCGGGCATAGAGGTTTGCCGCTGCCACATTGTGGGAGAGGAAGATGAGGAAAGGAGCGATGGGCACGACAGCCCAGGCTGCACAGAGAGGAGTAAAGCAGGGGCTGGGGGGCCTCCATCTGAGAAGGGAGAGGCGGAGCCAGACTCACCCATCCAGCCTGTGTGA
- the wbp1 gene encoding WW domain-binding protein 1 isoform X2: MGSVALGESLVLRCPICVCSSVCVASCLSALPMASTEPIMPPVSSLTAQAREHCPGVNNRPYVCETGHCCGETGCCTYYYELWWFWLLWSVLILLSCCCAYRHRRAKLRLQHQQRQREINLIAYQRACHYPPSSLDLRVLAPFKLPAYEEVACRPTTPPPPYSSILNPFGPPCSPPPSLEDTASPSTEPSSCCSCTSDCVTSASSSSFTVQVTDETAASQGSTASEGGSWEESLEEEEEQLGAYGREAAFSSYADLFEGGSRICWAIEEEEEEDDEEEHYRHRRLTGDSGIEVCRCHIVGEEDEERSDGHDSPGCTERSKAGAGGPPSEKGEAEPDSPIQPV; the protein is encoded by the exons ATGGGATCAGTTGCCCTTGGTGAGTCCCTTGTACTGCGCTGCCCCATATGTGTCTGTTCCTCTGTCTGTGTGGCCTCCTGTCTGTCTGCTCTCCCAATGGCCAGTACTGAGCCCATCATGCCCCCCGTCTCCTCCCTCACTGCCCAG GCTCGGGAGCACTGCCCCGGGGTAAATAACCGACCGTATGTGTGTGAGACCGGCCACTGCTGCGGGGAGACCGGCTGCTGCACTTACTACTATGAGCTGTGGT GGTTCTGGCTTCTATGGAGTGTCCTGATCCTTCTGAGCTGTTGCTGCGCCTACCGACACCGCCGCGCCAAACTGCGCCTGCAGCACCAGCAGCGACAGCGGGAGATCAACCTGATCGCTTACCAACGTGCCTGTCACTATCCCCCCTCCAGCCTGGATCTCA GGGTGTTGGCACCTTTTAAACTTCCGGCTTATGAGGAGGTTGCGTGCCGTCCCACAACCCCTCCCCCTCCATACAGCTCCATCCTCAACCCATTTGGACCACCATGCTCCCCACCGCCATCACTGGAGGACACTGCCTCCCCCAGTACAgagccctccagctgctgctcCTGTACCTCAGACTGCGTGACCTCGGCCAGCAGCTCCTCCTTCACTGTGCAGGTCACAGATGAGACGGCCGCTAGCCAGGGGAGTACGGCCAGTGAGGGGGGCAGTTGGGAGGAGagtctggaggaggaggaggagcagctGGGGGCCTATGGAAGGGAGGCTGCCTTCTCTTCATACGCAGACTTGTTTGAGGGAGGCAGCCGTATCTGCTGGGCCattgaggaagaggaggaggaggatgacgAGGAAGAGCATTACAGACACCGCAGGCTGACAGGGGACTCGGGCATAGAGGTTTGCCGCTGCCACATTGTGGGAGAGGAAGATGAGGAAAGGAGCGATGGGCACGACAGCCCAGGCTGCACAGAGAGGAGTAAAGCAGGGGCTGGGGGGCCTCCATCTGAGAAGGGAGAGGCGGAGCCAGACTCACCCATCCAGCCTGTGTGA
- the wbp1 gene encoding WW domain-binding protein 1 isoform X4: MGSVALGESLVLRCPICVCSSVCVASCLSALPMASTEPIMPPVSSLTAQQAREHCPGVNNRPYVCETGHCCGETGCCTYYYELWWVLAPFKLPAYEEVACRPTTPPPPYSSILNPFGPPCSPPPSLEDTASPSTEPSSCCSCTSDCVTSASSSSFTVQVTDETAASQGSTASEGGSWEESLEEEEEQLGAYGREAAFSSYADLFEGGSRICWAIEEEEEEDDEEEHYRHRRLTGDSGIEVCRCHIVGEEDEERSDGHDSPGCTERSKAGAGGPPSEKGEAEPDSPIQPV, from the exons ATGGGATCAGTTGCCCTTGGTGAGTCCCTTGTACTGCGCTGCCCCATATGTGTCTGTTCCTCTGTCTGTGTGGCCTCCTGTCTGTCTGCTCTCCCAATGGCCAGTACTGAGCCCATCATGCCCCCCGTCTCCTCCCTCACTGCCCAG CAGGCTCGGGAGCACTGCCCCGGGGTAAATAACCGACCGTATGTGTGTGAGACCGGCCACTGCTGCGGGGAGACCGGCTGCTGCACTTACTACTATGAGCTGTGGT GGGTGTTGGCACCTTTTAAACTTCCGGCTTATGAGGAGGTTGCGTGCCGTCCCACAACCCCTCCCCCTCCATACAGCTCCATCCTCAACCCATTTGGACCACCATGCTCCCCACCGCCATCACTGGAGGACACTGCCTCCCCCAGTACAgagccctccagctgctgctcCTGTACCTCAGACTGCGTGACCTCGGCCAGCAGCTCCTCCTTCACTGTGCAGGTCACAGATGAGACGGCCGCTAGCCAGGGGAGTACGGCCAGTGAGGGGGGCAGTTGGGAGGAGagtctggaggaggaggaggagcagctGGGGGCCTATGGAAGGGAGGCTGCCTTCTCTTCATACGCAGACTTGTTTGAGGGAGGCAGCCGTATCTGCTGGGCCattgaggaagaggaggaggaggatgacgAGGAAGAGCATTACAGACACCGCAGGCTGACAGGGGACTCGGGCATAGAGGTTTGCCGCTGCCACATTGTGGGAGAGGAAGATGAGGAAAGGAGCGATGGGCACGACAGCCCAGGCTGCACAGAGAGGAGTAAAGCAGGGGCTGGGGGGCCTCCATCTGAGAAGGGAGAGGCGGAGCCAGACTCACCCATCCAGCCTGTGTGA
- the wbp1 gene encoding WW domain-binding protein 1 isoform X1 encodes MGSVALGESLVLRCPICVCSSVCVASCLSALPMASTEPIMPPVSSLTAQQAREHCPGVNNRPYVCETGHCCGETGCCTYYYELWWFWLLWSVLILLSCCCAYRHRRAKLRLQHQQRQREINLIAYQRACHYPPSSLDLRVLAPFKLPAYEEVACRPTTPPPPYSSILNPFGPPCSPPPSLEDTASPSTEPSSCCSCTSDCVTSASSSSFTVQVTDETAASQGSTASEGGSWEESLEEEEEQLGAYGREAAFSSYADLFEGGSRICWAIEEEEEEDDEEEHYRHRRLTGDSGIEVCRCHIVGEEDEERSDGHDSPGCTERSKAGAGGPPSEKGEAEPDSPIQPV; translated from the exons ATGGGATCAGTTGCCCTTGGTGAGTCCCTTGTACTGCGCTGCCCCATATGTGTCTGTTCCTCTGTCTGTGTGGCCTCCTGTCTGTCTGCTCTCCCAATGGCCAGTACTGAGCCCATCATGCCCCCCGTCTCCTCCCTCACTGCCCAG CAGGCTCGGGAGCACTGCCCCGGGGTAAATAACCGACCGTATGTGTGTGAGACCGGCCACTGCTGCGGGGAGACCGGCTGCTGCACTTACTACTATGAGCTGTGGT GGTTCTGGCTTCTATGGAGTGTCCTGATCCTTCTGAGCTGTTGCTGCGCCTACCGACACCGCCGCGCCAAACTGCGCCTGCAGCACCAGCAGCGACAGCGGGAGATCAACCTGATCGCTTACCAACGTGCCTGTCACTATCCCCCCTCCAGCCTGGATCTCA GGGTGTTGGCACCTTTTAAACTTCCGGCTTATGAGGAGGTTGCGTGCCGTCCCACAACCCCTCCCCCTCCATACAGCTCCATCCTCAACCCATTTGGACCACCATGCTCCCCACCGCCATCACTGGAGGACACTGCCTCCCCCAGTACAgagccctccagctgctgctcCTGTACCTCAGACTGCGTGACCTCGGCCAGCAGCTCCTCCTTCACTGTGCAGGTCACAGATGAGACGGCCGCTAGCCAGGGGAGTACGGCCAGTGAGGGGGGCAGTTGGGAGGAGagtctggaggaggaggaggagcagctGGGGGCCTATGGAAGGGAGGCTGCCTTCTCTTCATACGCAGACTTGTTTGAGGGAGGCAGCCGTATCTGCTGGGCCattgaggaagaggaggaggaggatgacgAGGAAGAGCATTACAGACACCGCAGGCTGACAGGGGACTCGGGCATAGAGGTTTGCCGCTGCCACATTGTGGGAGAGGAAGATGAGGAAAGGAGCGATGGGCACGACAGCCCAGGCTGCACAGAGAGGAGTAAAGCAGGGGCTGGGGGGCCTCCATCTGAGAAGGGAGAGGCGGAGCCAGACTCACCCATCCAGCCTGTGTGA
- the wbp1 gene encoding WW domain-binding protein 1 isoform X5, whose translation MENNGGLWERRENPGRLQAREHCPGVNNRPYVCETGHCCGETGCCTYYYELWWVLAPFKLPAYEEVACRPTTPPPPYSSILNPFGPPCSPPPSLEDTASPSTEPSSCCSCTSDCVTSASSSSFTVQVTDETAASQGSTASEGGSWEESLEEEEEQLGAYGREAAFSSYADLFEGGSRICWAIEEEEEEDDEEEHYRHRRLTGDSGIEVCRCHIVGEEDEERSDGHDSPGCTERSKAGAGGPPSEKGEAEPDSPIQPV comes from the exons CAGGCTCGGGAGCACTGCCCCGGGGTAAATAACCGACCGTATGTGTGTGAGACCGGCCACTGCTGCGGGGAGACCGGCTGCTGCACTTACTACTATGAGCTGTGGT GGGTGTTGGCACCTTTTAAACTTCCGGCTTATGAGGAGGTTGCGTGCCGTCCCACAACCCCTCCCCCTCCATACAGCTCCATCCTCAACCCATTTGGACCACCATGCTCCCCACCGCCATCACTGGAGGACACTGCCTCCCCCAGTACAgagccctccagctgctgctcCTGTACCTCAGACTGCGTGACCTCGGCCAGCAGCTCCTCCTTCACTGTGCAGGTCACAGATGAGACGGCCGCTAGCCAGGGGAGTACGGCCAGTGAGGGGGGCAGTTGGGAGGAGagtctggaggaggaggaggagcagctGGGGGCCTATGGAAGGGAGGCTGCCTTCTCTTCATACGCAGACTTGTTTGAGGGAGGCAGCCGTATCTGCTGGGCCattgaggaagaggaggaggaggatgacgAGGAAGAGCATTACAGACACCGCAGGCTGACAGGGGACTCGGGCATAGAGGTTTGCCGCTGCCACATTGTGGGAGAGGAAGATGAGGAAAGGAGCGATGGGCACGACAGCCCAGGCTGCACAGAGAGGAGTAAAGCAGGGGCTGGGGGGCCTCCATCTGAGAAGGGAGAGGCGGAGCCAGACTCACCCATCCAGCCTGTGTGA